A single genomic interval of Adhaeribacter pallidiroseus harbors:
- a CDS encoding rhomboid family intramembrane serine protease has translation MTSIFDDIRNAFRLRNALNQLILINVIVFVVLLLLRVILRISTHSDDVFETILDYIAMPANPSVLLTRPWTIFTYFFTHREFFHIIFNMLNLYWFGMIIREYLGDKKLVSLYLLGGLAGGIFFVLFYNLIPYYQTRAIFATMIGASASVLAVTVAAATLLPNYTFNLLFIGPVKIKFIAAFFVLLSISGAIGDNAGGNLAHLGGALIGFIFIKQLQRGKDLGRPIHAVGDFFQNLFKPRVPMKVTYKNQSRTTSVFSSSPGGEPSQTEIDIILDKISRSGYESLSKDEKQKLFRASQKKD, from the coding sequence ATGACGAGTATTTTTGACGATATCCGGAACGCATTCCGGCTGCGCAATGCCCTCAATCAATTAATACTTATTAATGTGATTGTGTTTGTGGTATTGCTCTTATTGCGGGTTATTCTGCGCATATCTACCCATTCCGATGATGTGTTTGAAACCATCCTGGATTATATTGCTATGCCCGCCAACCCAAGCGTATTGCTCACCCGGCCTTGGACCATTTTTACTTACTTTTTTACGCACCGCGAGTTTTTTCACATTATTTTTAACATGTTGAACCTGTATTGGTTCGGGATGATTATCCGGGAGTACCTGGGCGATAAAAAGCTGGTGAGTTTATATTTACTGGGTGGTTTAGCCGGTGGCATTTTCTTCGTGCTGTTTTATAACTTGATTCCTTATTATCAAACCCGGGCTATATTTGCCACTATGATCGGGGCCTCGGCGAGTGTTTTAGCGGTTACGGTAGCGGCGGCTACTTTATTGCCTAATTATACCTTTAATCTGTTGTTTATTGGGCCGGTGAAAATTAAATTTATCGCGGCCTTTTTTGTTTTATTATCTATCTCGGGGGCCATTGGGGATAATGCCGGTGGCAATTTAGCGCACTTAGGTGGCGCCTTAATCGGTTTTATTTTTATTAAGCAATTGCAGCGGGGTAAAGATTTAGGCCGGCCTATTCACGCAGTAGGTGATTTTTTTCAAAATTTGTTTAAACCCCGCGTTCCAATGAAAGTTACCTATAAAAATCAAAGCCGTACCACTTCGGTATTTAGTTCCTCTCCTGGCGGCGAACCTTCCCAAACCGAAATTGATATTATCCTGGATAAAATTTCGCGCTCTGGTTACGAGAGTTTATCGAAAGACGAAAAGCAAAAGCTTTTCCGGGCCAGCCAGAAAAAAGATTAA
- a CDS encoding rhomboid family intramembrane serine protease: protein MMNITPTVRNLLIINVVAFLAFSYFGSSAPFALYDFRSQYFRPYQFFTYMFMHGNFGHLFSNMLSLFIFGPMLEYRWGAQRFLIFYLVCGIGAGILYTGVRTYEFGNMQQQMESFLVNPSPEGLNAFLEDHLEGSYNKQAIVEYKRNADDPTIIAASKKAIKNIYESIINTPMVGASGAVFGLLLAFGMLFPNTELFLLFFPFPIKAKYFVLFYGAYELYAGVKRMPGDNVAHYAHLGGMLFAFILIKVWERNRTDFY from the coding sequence ATGATGAATATAACTCCTACAGTTCGTAATCTTTTGATTATAAACGTAGTGGCCTTTTTAGCTTTCAGCTATTTCGGTAGTTCGGCGCCTTTTGCGCTGTACGATTTCCGGTCGCAGTACTTCCGGCCGTACCAATTTTTTACCTACATGTTTATGCATGGCAACTTTGGGCATTTATTTAGTAACATGCTCAGCTTGTTTATTTTTGGTCCCATGCTGGAATACCGCTGGGGAGCGCAGCGTTTTTTAATTTTTTACCTGGTTTGCGGCATCGGTGCCGGAATATTATACACCGGGGTTCGTACGTACGAGTTTGGCAATATGCAGCAGCAAATGGAATCGTTTTTGGTGAATCCGTCGCCGGAAGGTTTAAATGCTTTCCTGGAAGATCATCTGGAAGGCAGCTACAACAAGCAAGCCATTGTGGAATATAAGCGCAACGCCGATGACCCCACCATCATTGCTGCTTCAAAAAAGGCGATTAAAAATATTTACGAAAGTATTATTAATACCCCCATGGTGGGTGCATCCGGAGCGGTGTTCGGGCTTTTACTGGCCTTTGGCATGTTATTTCCGAATACGGAATTATTCCTGTTGTTTTTTCCTTTTCCGATTAAAGCCAAGTATTTTGTGTTGTTCTACGGCGCTTATGAATTATATGCCGGGGTAAAACGAATGCCCGGCGATAACGTAGCGCATTACGCCCATTTGGGCGGTATGCTTTTTGCGTTTATCTTGATTAAAGTTTGGGAACGAAACCGAACTGATTTTTATTAA
- the mutL gene encoding DNA mismatch repair endonuclease MutL has protein sequence MPDIIHLLPEYLANQIAAGEVVQRPASVVKELLENAVDAQSTTIQLIVKEAGKQLIQVVDNGLGMSETDARMCFERHATSKIKSTEDLFRIRTMGFRGEAMASIAAVAQVELKTKTRASDTGTKLVIEGSEFISQEPVAVPDGTSVCVKNLFFNVPARRNFLKSNPVEMRHILDEFMHLALAHPEIAFSLYQNEIEIFQLPPGKLSQRIVNLFGNNYREQLATCEEITPFLKIKGYIGKPEFAKKSRGEQFFFVNERYIRSSYLNHAVQTAYEGLLPKDSHPFYVLFLEIAPESIDINVHPTKTEIKFEDEKTVYAILRAAIKQSLGVHNIAPSLDFEGDVNFAPLRPVAHSFDENKFEKAANFENFIRENSTPAQAIPINPVKSKGNGHQDWQKVFEPLTQNSREFTREPDEHQLTEFDFLSNFSKLSNQEPSGKKALQVHQKYIMVQVKSGIMLVDQQAAQERILYEQYTASLLKNSGGSQALLFPQAVQLSPGDYDLLQQLAGEFNALGFVFSEFGKHTIVLNGIPADVPARDEKALLEELLEQYKNNQQELTLSKKENLARAIAKRVSSRFTGKLTDLEMNALVDKLFACQMPNYTPSGQKTLVMMELGQLQHFFLKN, from the coding sequence ATGCCCGATATAATACATTTGTTACCCGAGTATTTAGCCAACCAAATTGCCGCTGGCGAGGTGGTGCAGCGGCCGGCATCAGTGGTGAAAGAACTACTCGAAAACGCGGTTGATGCCCAGAGTACTACTATTCAACTGATAGTAAAAGAAGCTGGTAAGCAACTCATCCAGGTAGTGGATAATGGCTTGGGTATGAGCGAGACAGATGCCCGCATGTGCTTTGAGCGCCACGCTACTTCTAAAATTAAATCTACCGAAGATTTGTTTCGCATCCGCACCATGGGTTTCCGGGGCGAAGCCATGGCCTCTATTGCCGCCGTGGCCCAGGTAGAATTAAAAACCAAAACCCGCGCCAGCGATACCGGTACCAAGCTCGTAATCGAAGGCTCGGAATTTATTAGTCAGGAGCCCGTGGCGGTGCCCGATGGTACTTCGGTGTGCGTCAAAAACTTATTTTTTAACGTACCCGCCCGGCGTAATTTTTTAAAATCCAACCCGGTGGAGATGCGGCATATTTTGGATGAATTTATGCACCTGGCGCTGGCTCATCCGGAAATTGCTTTTTCCTTGTATCAAAACGAAATTGAAATTTTTCAACTACCTCCCGGCAAGTTAAGCCAGCGTATCGTGAATCTGTTCGGGAATAATTACCGGGAACAATTAGCTACCTGCGAAGAAATAACGCCGTTTTTAAAAATAAAGGGTTATATCGGTAAGCCCGAGTTTGCCAAAAAAAGCCGGGGCGAACAGTTTTTCTTCGTAAATGAGCGTTATATCCGGAGTTCGTACCTGAACCACGCCGTGCAAACGGCTTACGAAGGTTTGTTGCCCAAAGATAGCCATCCTTTTTACGTGTTGTTTCTGGAAATTGCGCCCGAAAGCATCGACATAAACGTACACCCGACTAAAACCGAAATTAAGTTTGAAGACGAAAAAACGGTTTATGCCATTCTGCGGGCCGCGATAAAGCAATCGTTGGGGGTGCATAATATTGCGCCTTCCCTGGATTTTGAGGGCGACGTGAATTTTGCCCCATTAAGACCGGTAGCGCATTCCTTTGACGAGAATAAATTTGAAAAAGCCGCTAATTTTGAAAATTTTATCCGGGAAAATTCTACTCCGGCTCAGGCCATTCCGATTAATCCGGTAAAAAGTAAGGGGAATGGCCACCAGGACTGGCAAAAAGTATTTGAACCACTCACCCAGAACTCGCGTGAGTTTACCCGGGAGCCGGATGAGCACCAATTAACAGAATTTGACTTTTTAAGCAATTTCAGCAAGCTAAGCAATCAGGAACCCTCGGGTAAAAAAGCCTTACAGGTACACCAGAAATACATTATGGTGCAGGTAAAATCGGGCATCATGCTCGTGGACCAGCAAGCCGCTCAGGAACGCATCCTGTACGAGCAATATACGGCCTCGCTGCTGAAGAATAGTGGCGGCTCGCAGGCTTTGTTATTTCCGCAAGCGGTGCAGCTTTCGCCGGGCGATTATGATTTGCTGCAACAATTAGCCGGAGAATTTAATGCCTTAGGTTTTGTTTTCAGCGAATTTGGCAAACATACCATTGTGTTAAACGGCATTCCGGCTGATGTACCCGCCCGTGACGAAAAAGCTTTGCTGGAGGAATTACTGGAACAATACAAAAACAATCAGCAGGAGTTAACGCTTTCTAAAAAGGAAAATTTGGCTCGAGCCATAGCGAAACGGGTTTCGTCGCGGTTTACCGGCAAACTTACTGACCTGGAAATGAATGCCTTGGTAGATAAACTGTTTGCTTGCCAAATGCCCAACTATACGCCGTCGGGTCAGAAAACGTTAGTAATGATGGAACTAGGTCAGCTCCAGCACTTTTTTTTAAAAAATTGA
- a CDS encoding glycoside hydrolase family 3 N-terminal domain-containing protein — protein MWKNILFFLIISTFLGLSLLVSSFTPTDEPPVTQAEKNWVDSVFTSLTFEQRLGQLFMVTALSNKGPAHVQQIEKLITDYNIGGLMFLYGSPYKQAALTNQYQSHSRVPLLIAMDAEWGLNMRLDSSMHFAKQMTLGAMADEHYVYLMAQEIALNLRRLGVQVSFSPVLDVNSNPLNPVIGNRSFGESKEQVSRRGIAYIKGLQENGIIAVAKHFPGHGDTETDSHKALPVINSDLKRLTEVDLYPFMQSFQAGVKGVMVGHLYMPQFDSTEIKATTLSHKLVTGLLKQKMNYQGLVFTDALNMKSVSQSFKPGQVDAQALLAGNDVLLFSEDVPTAIAEIKNSISRGEITPEEIDARVRKILHAKYWAGLHQYQPVNLAHLKEELNRPRSRSVQHKLYEQSITLVANHGNVLPFREVDTTRYAHVSIGTRPDNTFAETLQRYAPFATYNVRERYVPDSVLINLRKKLGGYDVVVVSIHSLNSTSVSNYGIGENTRTFIKNLQKENPRQKVVVCVLGNAYSLKFFEGSKWLVCGYEDNPVAQSVIPQVLFGALPAQGKLPVTASAAFPAGFGLETASLNRLRYDVPESVGLDSQVLTEIDDLANEAITTKATPGCQILVARDGAIVFNKSYGNFTYEPSNPVNANTLYDIASVTKVAATLQAIMYLKDQGKLNLNEKLSRYLPEVIGTNKQNLLIKDILLHQAGLQPGIPNWQKTLAAQQLSPTYYASAQTTIYPNEVVPGVYSVKTMEDSLWSWTVRSRLLPKKRGAGNEMKYSDLSFYILKRVAERLLQQPLDQFTSQYFYQPMGLRSLTYNPLTKFPKAQIAPTEYDNYFRKTLVWGTVHDQAAAMLGGIAGHAGLFSTATDLATLMEMNRLNGNYGGKQYFKTEVVTEFAKQQNPTNRRGLGWDKPDPSGMGPTSNKASVNTFGHTGFTGTCAWVDPDQKLVYIFLSNRVYPTAANQKLLTNSYRTRIHDVIYKAILTKS, from the coding sequence ATGTGGAAGAATATTTTATTTTTTTTAATTATAAGTACATTTCTAGGGTTGAGTTTGCTGGTGTCGTCTTTTACGCCCACCGACGAACCGCCGGTTACGCAGGCGGAAAAAAATTGGGTAGACAGTGTTTTTACCTCGCTTACTTTCGAACAACGGCTCGGTCAGCTGTTTATGGTAACTGCCCTTTCTAACAAAGGCCCGGCGCACGTTCAGCAAATAGAAAAATTAATCACGGATTACAACATTGGCGGGCTAATGTTTTTGTACGGCAGTCCGTATAAACAAGCCGCCTTAACTAACCAATACCAATCGCATTCGCGGGTACCCTTACTCATTGCCATGGATGCCGAATGGGGCTTAAACATGCGCCTGGATAGCAGCATGCACTTTGCCAAGCAAATGACCTTGGGCGCTATGGCGGATGAGCATTACGTTTACTTGATGGCTCAGGAAATTGCGCTTAATTTGCGCCGGTTGGGCGTACAAGTAAGTTTTTCGCCGGTCCTGGATGTAAACAGCAACCCGCTGAACCCGGTTATAGGCAACCGCTCTTTCGGCGAATCCAAAGAACAAGTAAGCCGCCGGGGGATAGCGTACATTAAAGGCTTGCAGGAAAACGGGATAATTGCGGTAGCCAAGCATTTTCCGGGCCACGGCGATACCGAAACCGACTCGCACAAAGCCCTGCCGGTAATTAACTCTGATTTAAAAAGGCTCACCGAAGTAGATTTGTACCCTTTTATGCAATCGTTTCAGGCGGGCGTTAAAGGCGTAATGGTGGGCCACCTGTACATGCCCCAGTTTGATTCGACGGAAATAAAGGCCACTACCTTATCGCACAAACTCGTAACGGGCTTGTTGAAGCAGAAGATGAACTACCAGGGATTGGTGTTTACCGATGCGCTTAACATGAAAAGTGTGAGTCAATCTTTTAAGCCGGGGCAGGTAGACGCGCAGGCGCTGCTGGCCGGCAACGATGTGTTGCTTTTCTCCGAAGACGTACCTACGGCTATTGCCGAAATTAAAAATTCCATCAGTCGCGGCGAAATAACGCCCGAGGAAATTGATGCCCGCGTCCGGAAAATACTGCACGCCAAATACTGGGCTGGCCTGCATCAGTACCAACCGGTAAACCTGGCGCATTTAAAAGAAGAATTAAACCGGCCCCGCAGCCGGTCTGTACAGCACAAGTTGTACGAGCAATCTATTACCTTAGTAGCTAACCACGGCAATGTGCTGCCTTTCCGGGAAGTAGATACCACCCGTTACGCCCACGTAAGCATTGGCACCCGGCCCGATAATACTTTTGCCGAAACCCTGCAACGCTACGCCCCTTTTGCCACCTATAATGTGCGTGAGCGGTACGTACCGGATTCGGTGCTGATTAACCTCCGGAAAAAATTAGGAGGTTACGATGTGGTAGTGGTTAGTATTCATAGTTTAAACAGTACCTCGGTAAGTAACTATGGCATCGGCGAAAACACCCGCACTTTTATCAAGAACTTACAAAAAGAAAATCCGCGGCAAAAAGTAGTGGTTTGCGTGTTGGGTAATGCTTATAGTTTAAAATTTTTTGAAGGCAGTAAGTGGCTGGTTTGCGGCTACGAAGATAATCCGGTGGCCCAGAGCGTTATTCCGCAGGTGCTATTCGGGGCATTGCCGGCGCAGGGCAAATTACCGGTTACTGCTTCGGCCGCATTTCCGGCCGGGTTTGGTCTGGAAACCGCCAGCTTAAACCGGCTGCGGTACGACGTACCGGAAAGTGTGGGTTTAGACTCGCAGGTACTCACCGAAATTGATGATTTAGCCAACGAAGCTATTACTACCAAAGCCACACCCGGCTGCCAGATTTTAGTGGCCCGCGACGGGGCCATTGTTTTTAATAAATCTTACGGTAACTTTACATATGAGCCCAGCAACCCGGTTAATGCCAATACACTCTACGATATTGCGTCTGTTACCAAAGTAGCCGCTACTTTACAGGCGATCATGTATTTAAAAGATCAAGGCAAACTTAATTTAAACGAAAAGCTCTCCCGGTACTTACCCGAAGTTATTGGCACCAACAAGCAAAATTTACTTATAAAAGATATATTACTGCACCAGGCTGGTTTGCAACCGGGCATTCCGAATTGGCAAAAAACCTTGGCGGCGCAACAATTAAGCCCAACGTATTATGCCAGCGCGCAAACCACCATTTACCCCAACGAAGTAGTACCGGGGGTTTATTCCGTTAAAACCATGGAAGACTCTTTGTGGTCCTGGACGGTACGTTCCCGGTTGTTGCCCAAGAAAAGAGGCGCTGGTAACGAAATGAAATACAGCGACCTGAGCTTTTATATTTTAAAGCGGGTAGCGGAGCGGTTACTGCAACAACCCCTGGACCAGTTTACCAGCCAGTATTTTTACCAGCCTATGGGTTTGCGTTCGCTCACGTATAATCCGTTAACTAAATTCCCGAAAGCCCAGATTGCCCCCACCGAGTACGATAATTATTTTCGAAAAACCTTGGTATGGGGCACGGTACACGACCAGGCCGCCGCGATGCTGGGCGGGATAGCCGGCCATGCCGGCTTATTTAGTACGGCCACCGACTTGGCGACGCTCATGGAAATGAACCGTTTAAACGGCAACTACGGCGGCAAGCAGTATTTTAAAACGGAGGTGGTAACGGAGTTTGCGAAGCAACAAAACCCTACTAATCGGCGCGGTTTAGGTTGGGATAAACCGGACCCGAGCGGCATGGGGCCCACCAGCAATAAAGCATCGGTTAATACTTTTGGCCACACGGGTTTTACCGGCACCTGCGCCTGGGTAGATCCGGACCAGAAATTGGTTTACATCTTTTTATCGAACCGCGTGTATCCCACCGCGGCTAATCAAAAACTTTTAACTAACAGCTATCGCACCCGCATCCACGATGTTATTTACAAGGCTATTTTAACCAAATCCTAG
- the bshA gene encoding N-acetyl-alpha-D-glucosaminyl L-malate synthase BshA translates to MNIGVVCYPTFGGSGVVATELGNALAIRGHKVHFITYSQPVRLDFFSANVFYHEVNIPSYPLFQHAPYELALASKMVDIVQFEKLDILHVHYAIPHASAAFMAKQILKTKGINIPVVTTLHGTDITLVGKDSSYEPVVTFSINQSDGVTAVSNDLREETYKYFAVEKEIVVIPNFVNLERFQKQHKEHFRAAIAPFGEKLLVHTSNFRGVKRVQDVLKIFDKVRRKIPSKLLLVGDGPERQKMEKLCRTLKICGDVRFLGKLDAVEEVLSVCDLFLMPSEKESFGLAALEAMACEVPVISTNAGGIPELNLDGITGFVSNIGDVDDMVKNALYILEDANLPQFRANALARAREFEVDKIVPRYEEVYQKVINEQLQEVTTTA, encoded by the coding sequence ATGAATATCGGAGTTGTTTGTTACCCTACTTTTGGTGGCAGTGGCGTGGTAGCCACGGAACTGGGGAACGCTTTGGCCATAAGAGGTCATAAAGTGCATTTTATTACTTACAGCCAACCCGTACGGCTCGATTTTTTTAGCGCCAATGTATTTTACCACGAAGTAAATATTCCGTCGTACCCTTTGTTTCAGCACGCTCCTTACGAACTGGCGCTGGCCAGTAAAATGGTAGATATTGTGCAGTTCGAAAAACTGGATATTCTACACGTGCATTATGCCATACCGCACGCTTCGGCGGCTTTTATGGCGAAACAAATTTTAAAAACCAAAGGCATCAACATCCCGGTAGTTACTACCTTACACGGTACCGATATTACGTTGGTGGGGAAAGATTCGTCTTACGAGCCCGTAGTAACGTTTAGCATTAACCAATCAGATGGTGTAACGGCGGTTTCGAATGACTTACGCGAGGAAACGTATAAATACTTTGCCGTCGAAAAAGAAATTGTGGTTATTCCGAATTTCGTTAATTTAGAACGTTTTCAAAAACAACATAAAGAACACTTCCGGGCGGCCATTGCACCTTTCGGCGAAAAATTGCTGGTGCATACCTCTAACTTCCGGGGGGTGAAGCGGGTGCAGGATGTTTTAAAAATATTTGATAAAGTGCGCCGTAAAATACCCAGTAAATTGCTGCTAGTCGGCGACGGCCCGGAACGCCAGAAAATGGAAAAACTCTGCCGCACGCTTAAGATTTGCGGCGACGTACGTTTTTTAGGCAAGCTCGATGCCGTGGAAGAAGTATTATCGGTGTGCGATTTATTTTTAATGCCTTCCGAAAAAGAAAGCTTTGGTTTAGCGGCCCTGGAAGCTATGGCTTGCGAAGTACCCGTAATTTCGACTAACGCCGGCGGTATTCCCGAATTAAACCTGGATGGTATTACCGGATTTGTAAGCAATATCGGCGACGTAGACGATATGGTAAAAAATGCGTTGTACATCCTGGAAGACGCTAATTTGCCGCAGTTCCGGGCGAACGCACTGGCTAGGGCCCGGGAGTTTGAAGTAGATAAAATTGTACCTCGCTACGAAGAAGTATACCAGAAAGTAATTAACGAGCAGCTACAGGAAGTTACCACTACCGCTTAA
- a CDS encoding SGNH/GDSL hydrolase family protein yields MNKPDAATLQTKQKLLDKIAAYPLEFSQTDFELLVNPELQLTFNDLRELLLRIFDLNETSLRQESNSTTGAIGLLNKLSTYFRHRQYYRLIRKGFRDLSCPERKIIVAEGDSWFQFPIIIKDIVDWLRTDPNFAVYSLAYGGDWFTNILYDEKYIEELSIHRPDVFLISGGGNDLLSANRLAIMVDAEAKGPMRSPYEIDRLLAQEPETDKTDIRVGYRYLTKDFYSFIWLLKAQYYKLFQGLCSSGKFYKMQIITQGYDYALPTYKYRWERWYQLQPLLNWFINSGQWLKRPLMIKGIRNEKISRQIIKALIFEVNVLFIELAQQFKQVYHVDCRGTAPTFHNWFDELHLPSEKYRQIARAYKQCIENPPEGKVTKVVS; encoded by the coding sequence ATGAATAAACCGGATGCAGCAACCTTACAAACCAAACAAAAACTACTCGACAAAATAGCGGCTTATCCGCTGGAGTTTAGTCAAACGGATTTTGAATTGTTGGTAAACCCGGAACTGCAATTAACTTTTAATGATTTGCGAGAGCTGCTTCTACGGATTTTTGATTTAAACGAAACTTCCCTCCGCCAGGAATCAAACTCTACCACCGGTGCTATTGGTTTACTAAACAAGCTGAGCACCTATTTCCGGCACCGGCAATACTATCGATTAATCCGCAAAGGCTTTCGCGATCTTTCTTGCCCCGAACGCAAAATTATTGTGGCCGAAGGTGATTCCTGGTTTCAGTTCCCCATTATAATTAAAGACATTGTAGATTGGTTACGTACCGACCCGAACTTTGCCGTGTACAGCCTGGCCTACGGCGGCGATTGGTTTACCAATATTTTGTACGATGAAAAATACATCGAAGAATTATCTATTCACCGGCCCGACGTATTTTTAATTAGCGGTGGCGGTAACGATTTACTCAGCGCGAATCGCCTGGCCATTATGGTGGATGCGGAAGCAAAAGGGCCGATGCGGTCGCCATACGAGATAGATCGACTGCTGGCCCAGGAGCCGGAAACAGATAAAACGGATATTCGGGTAGGTTACCGTTACCTCACCAAAGATTTTTATTCATTTATCTGGTTGTTAAAGGCGCAGTATTATAAACTTTTTCAAGGGCTTTGCAGCTCCGGTAAATTTTACAAAATGCAGATCATCACGCAGGGTTACGATTATGCCTTGCCCACTTATAAATACCGCTGGGAAAGATGGTACCAGTTGCAACCGCTATTAAACTGGTTTATAAATTCGGGCCAATGGTTAAAACGGCCGCTGATGATTAAAGGCATCCGGAACGAGAAAATAAGCCGGCAAATTATAAAAGCGCTTATTTTTGAAGTAAATGTATTGTTTATAGAACTAGCCCAGCAATTTAAACAGGTGTACCACGTAGATTGCCGCGGCACAGCTCCTACCTTTCATAATTGGTTTGATGAATTACATTTGCCTTCTGAAAAATACCGCCAAATTGCCCGGGCTTATAAACAGTGCATCGAGAATCCGCCGGAAGGTAAAGTAACGAAAGTGGTTTCCTGA